Proteins encoded by one window of Syntrophales bacterium:
- a CDS encoding restriction endonuclease subunit S, with protein MVEIKSVTEVITKGTTPTSVGYTFMNAGINFVKIEAIREDGHFLEEKFAFINDDCNNKLERSKLQEGDVLFSIAGALGRVAVVTNNILPANTNQALSIIRPIRDKLSSKFLFWMLKSDHTINEIVTLKVGVAQFNLSLKQIGELQFPLPPMEVQEKIVAELDAYQKITDGAKQIVENYKPTIKINPDWPMVELGKIAGINETSEDPVKSYGQNEFVYIDISSIENGSGKVSFSNKLKGVDAPSRAKRKVKKGDILLSTVRPNLQAFGYLEEVPENAIASTGFAVLTPSPDKVIGKYIYFMLFEHIVLDQMIDKMGKGAYPSINQKDVFHLKFPLPPLKTQQKIVAEIEAERELVEANKKLIEIFGKKIKDKIGEVWGE; from the coding sequence TGTTAAAATTGAAGCCATACGAGAGGATGGCCATTTTTTAGAAGAAAAATTTGCATTCATAAATGATGATTGCAATAATAAATTAGAAAGATCAAAATTACAGGAAGGTGATGTCCTTTTCTCTATTGCTGGCGCATTGGGAAGAGTAGCAGTTGTTACCAATAATATCCTTCCAGCAAATACCAACCAAGCCTTATCAATAATAAGACCAATTAGAGATAAACTATCGTCAAAGTTTTTGTTTTGGATGCTGAAATCTGACCACACAATTAATGAAATAGTTACATTAAAAGTGGGCGTAGCTCAATTCAATTTATCACTAAAACAGATCGGTGAATTACAATTTCCCCTCCCACCAATGGAAGTTCAGGAGAAGATTGTAGCGGAACTGGACGCTTATCAGAAAATCACTGACGGCGCGAAACAGATCGTCGAAAACTACAAGCCCACAATCAAAATCAACCCTGATTGGCCGATGGTTGAATTGGGGAAGATAGCGGGCATTAATGAAACATCTGAAGACCCTGTAAAGTCTTACGGACAGAATGAATTTGTCTATATCGATATTTCTTCTATTGAGAATGGATCAGGCAAGGTGTCATTCAGCAATAAACTAAAAGGTGTAGATGCTCCCAGCAGAGCTAAGAGAAAGGTCAAAAAAGGGGACATTTTGTTGTCTACAGTTAGACCAAATTTGCAGGCTTTTGGATATCTTGAAGAAGTGCCTGAAAATGCCATTGCATCAACTGGCTTTGCTGTTCTAACACCTTCCCCAGATAAAGTAATCGGCAAATATATCTATTTTATGCTTTTTGAACATATTGTACTGGATCAAATGATAGATAAAATGGGAAAGGGAGCCTATCCAAGTATTAATCAAAAGGATGTTTTCCACCTGAAATTTCCCCTTCCACCCCTAAAAACCCAGCAAAAAATCGTTGCTGAAATCGAAGCCGAACGTGAGCTTGTGGAGGCAAACAAGAAGCTGATTGAGATTTTTGGGAAAAAGATAAAGGACAAAATCGGTGAAGTCTGGGGTGAATAA